The following proteins are encoded in a genomic region of Bosea beijingensis:
- a CDS encoding AprI/Inh family metalloprotease inhibitor, which produces MTTIKTASTATLARAAALLPLLALTACAGSQRFSGPVMNQPSYSQPLPSAPPVSSAPITSEPLPPPGGYPAAPPQAGGYPVAGAPQGGALPPQQDPFFDPNAGGAPQGQGLPPTGQPTQDPGLRGSSNQVAGLGSAPTAAPRPSASRDSVVGGWTAREATGGTCRVQLSSTPTLDLYRASSSGCANRDLQKISAWDFRDGEVYLYQQGGTVAARLRSSGSGALDGAVTKSGASLSMNR; this is translated from the coding sequence ATGACGACGATCAAGACCGCATCGACCGCCACCCTGGCGCGCGCCGCCGCCTTGCTGCCTCTGCTGGCGCTGACGGCCTGCGCCGGCTCGCAGCGCTTCAGCGGGCCGGTGATGAACCAGCCCTCCTACAGCCAGCCCCTGCCCTCCGCGCCGCCGGTGAGCTCGGCGCCGATCACCTCGGAGCCCCTGCCGCCGCCCGGCGGCTATCCCGCAGCGCCACCCCAGGCCGGTGGCTATCCTGTCGCCGGGGCCCCGCAGGGCGGCGCCCTGCCCCCACAGCAGGATCCGTTCTTCGACCCCAATGCCGGTGGCGCGCCGCAAGGCCAGGGCTTGCCGCCGACCGGCCAGCCGACGCAGGACCCGGGCCTGCGCGGCAGCAGCAACCAGGTCGCCGGCCTCGGCTCGGCCCCGACGGCTGCACCGCGCCCCTCGGCCAGCCGCGACAGCGTCGTCGGCGGCTGGACGGCCCGCGAAGCGACCGGCGGCACCTGCCGCGTGCAATTATCGAGCACGCCGACGCTCGATCTCTACCGCGCGTCCTCGTCCGGCTGCGCCAACAGGGACCTGCAGAAGATCTCGGCCTGGGATTTCCGCGATGGCGAGGTCTATCTCTACCAGCAGGGCGGCACGGTCGCGGCCCGGCTGCGCAGCTCCGGCTCCGGCGCGCTTGACGGCGCGGTGACCAAGTCAGGCGCCTCGCTGTCGATGAACCGGTAG
- a CDS encoding GNAT family N-acetyltransferase produces the protein MVHSRQSGRKADDGVIRRLWPTERDLFREHLLRLDPVTRHQRFGTVVNDAFLENYARTTFGVGGLVYGYVVDGAVRGAAELRGLDDIIALTGEAAFSVEAPWRRRGVGSQLFGRLITAARNRGVRTLYLTCLPENMAMRRLAAKFEADLVGGYADVEGVIATGAPTPFTILDEALDNAKGLATMALSIQKSFWPSTLLARTFGA, from the coding sequence TTGGTCCATTCGCGACAATCCGGCAGGAAGGCCGACGATGGCGTGATCCGGCGGTTATGGCCGACCGAACGCGATCTTTTCAGAGAGCATCTGCTCAGGCTCGACCCCGTCACGCGTCATCAGCGTTTCGGCACGGTGGTGAATGACGCCTTCCTGGAGAACTATGCCAGGACGACCTTCGGCGTCGGCGGGCTGGTCTATGGCTATGTGGTCGACGGGGCGGTACGCGGCGCAGCCGAGCTGCGCGGCCTCGACGACATCATCGCCCTGACCGGCGAGGCGGCCTTCAGCGTCGAGGCGCCCTGGCGCCGGCGCGGCGTCGGTTCGCAATTGTTCGGGCGATTGATCACCGCGGCGCGCAATCGCGGTGTCCGGACGCTCTATCTGACCTGCCTGCCGGAAAACATGGCGATGCGCCGGCTCGCGGCCAAGTTCGAGGCCGATCTCGTCGGCGGCTATGCCGATGTGGAGGGCGTGATCGCGACCGGCGCGCCGACGCCCTTCACGATTCTCGACGAGGCGCTCGACAACGCCAAGGGCCTCGCGACGATGGCGCTGTCGATCCAGAAGAGCTTCTGGCCGAGCACATTGCTGGCCCGAACCTTCGGAGCCTGA
- a CDS encoding cold-shock protein yields the protein MFDRRKPPAAQPFVTHENIEAKVKWFDPEKGFGFASPSDGSGDVFLHVSAIGPLDQQDLLPGATIVADLGEGRRGLQVVAVHEIDASTASQTAPAPRAFSPRPPRDDFGGGGGYGDRDRGGYGGDRGGYGDRDRGGFGGGDRGPRGGGFQDRNSGPVEGPYDGAVKFFNSDRGFGFIAPDKGGPDVFLHVSSLGRSGLQPPMDGQRVRFSIRTGRKGPEAADVSFI from the coding sequence ATGTTCGATCGTCGCAAGCCTCCGGCTGCCCAGCCTTTCGTCACCCACGAAAACATCGAAGCCAAGGTCAAGTGGTTCGACCCCGAGAAGGGGTTCGGTTTCGCATCGCCCTCTGATGGTTCGGGCGATGTCTTCCTGCATGTCTCGGCCATCGGCCCGCTGGATCAGCAGGACCTGCTGCCCGGCGCCACGATCGTTGCCGATCTCGGCGAAGGTCGCCGCGGCCTCCAGGTCGTCGCGGTCCATGAGATCGACGCATCGACAGCCTCGCAGACCGCGCCGGCTCCCCGCGCCTTCTCGCCCCGTCCTCCGCGCGATGATTTCGGCGGCGGTGGTGGCTATGGCGACCGGGATCGTGGCGGCTACGGTGGCGACCGCGGCGGCTACGGCGATCGTGATCGCGGCGGCTTCGGCGGCGGCGATCGCGGCCCGCGCGGCGGCGGCTTCCAGGATCGCAACAGCGGCCCGGTCGAAGGCCCCTACGATGGTGCCGTGAAGTTCTTCAACTCGGATCGCGGCTTCGGCTTCATCGCTCCCGACAAGGGCGGGCCGGACGTGTTCCTGCACGTCTCGTCGCTGGGCCGCAGCGGCCTGCAGCCGCCGATGGACGGGCAGCGCGTGCGCTTCTCGATCCGCACCGGCCGCAAGGGCCCGGAAGCGGCCGACGTCAGCTTCATCTGA
- the bfr gene encoding bacterioferritin, with protein sequence MKGDKKVIEYLNKGLRSELTAINQYWLHYRMLDNWGLKEMAKTWKKESIEEMVHADRFVDRILFLEGFPNLQTLDQLRIGETVKEVIECDLKAEIEARSLYQEAAKYCREVGDFPSEDLFKALMKDEEGHIDFLETQLDLIARVGIELYTQKHIGGLEGDDHDH encoded by the coding sequence ATGAAGGGCGACAAGAAGGTCATCGAGTATCTCAACAAGGGGCTGCGCTCGGAGCTCACCGCCATCAACCAGTACTGGCTGCACTACCGCATGCTGGACAACTGGGGCCTGAAGGAGATGGCCAAGACCTGGAAGAAGGAATCGATCGAGGAGATGGTCCATGCCGATCGCTTCGTCGACCGCATCCTCTTCCTCGAGGGCTTCCCGAATCTGCAGACGCTCGACCAGCTCCGTATCGGCGAGACCGTCAAGGAAGTGATCGAGTGTGACCTCAAGGCCGAGATCGAGGCCCGTTCGCTCTATCAGGAAGCGGCCAAGTATTGCCGCGAGGTCGGCGATTTCCCGTCCGAGGACCTGTTCAAGGCCCTGATGAAGGACGAGGAAGGCCATATCGACTTCCTCGAGACCCAGCTCGACCTGATCGCGCGCGTTGGCATCGAGCTCTACACCCAGAAGCATATCGGCGGCCTGGAAGGCGACGACCACGACCATTGA
- a CDS encoding (2Fe-2S)-binding protein, whose amino-acid sequence MIVCSCNVLSCGQIKGTIAADGSGPRTAGEVYDCLGCSPDCGRCAREVRALLAEARAVCATQCGSCASREVECAVHVSVGRMLDGIELAEESVAA is encoded by the coding sequence GTGATCGTCTGCTCCTGCAACGTCCTGTCCTGCGGCCAGATCAAGGGGACTATCGCTGCCGACGGCAGCGGTCCCCGGACGGCCGGCGAGGTCTATGACTGCCTGGGCTGCAGCCCGGATTGCGGGCGTTGCGCGCGTGAAGTTCGGGCGCTGCTGGCGGAGGCCCGCGCGGTCTGCGCTACGCAATGCGGTAGCTGCGCCAGCCGCGAGGTCGAGTGCGCCGTGCATGTCTCGGTCGGGCGCATGCTCGATGGGATCGAGCTCGCCGAGGAGAGCGTGGCGGCCTGA
- the irrA gene encoding iron response transcriptional regulator IrrA, whose amino-acid sequence MSVLASKDHDHRPVAADHIPWPQKNPTSCPISAVKARLRTAGLRPTRQRMALGWLLFAKGDRHVSAEMLYEEALRAREPLSLATVYNTLRQFSEAGLLRQVSVSGPKTFFDTNVSEHHHFYNEDDETVTDIPGSMIQVAGLPDAPEGMVISSVEVIVRLRSADGEEIETKRVVGHHA is encoded by the coding sequence ATGAGCGTTCTGGCGAGCAAGGATCACGATCACAGGCCGGTGGCGGCCGATCATATCCCGTGGCCGCAGAAAAACCCGACGAGCTGCCCGATCAGTGCCGTGAAGGCGCGGCTGCGGACGGCGGGTCTGCGTCCGACGCGCCAGCGAATGGCGCTGGGCTGGCTGCTCTTCGCCAAGGGCGACCGCCATGTCAGCGCCGAGATGCTCTATGAGGAAGCGCTGCGGGCGCGCGAGCCGCTCTCGCTCGCGACCGTCTACAACACGCTGCGCCAGTTCTCCGAAGCCGGCCTGCTGCGCCAGGTTTCTGTCTCCGGCCCGAAGACCTTCTTCGACACCAACGTGTCGGAGCATCACCATTTCTATAACGAGGACGACGAGACCGTCACCGATATCCCGGGCTCGATGATCCAGGTCGCCGGCCTGCCGGATGCTCCCGAAGGCATGGTGATCTCCTCGGTCGAGGTCATCGTCCGTCTGCGCAGCGCCGATGGCGAGGAAATCGAGACCAAGCGGGTGGTGGGCCACCACGCGTGA
- a CDS encoding DHA2 family efflux MFS transporter permease subunit: MATATLTPGAGAKPAEDAIPLRRILAFMAMVFGMFMAILDIQIVSASLAEIQAGLSASSDEIAWVQTAYLIAEVIMIPLSGYLSRALSTRLFFSIAAAGFTIASVLCAQANSINEMILWRAVQGFIGGGMIPGVFAAAFTIFPPSKRPIVSPLIGLVATLAPTIGPTVGGYLSNAFSWHWLFLVNVVPGIAVTIAAWTLIDFDKPDHSLIKRFDWLGLAAMAAFLGSLEYVLEEGTRLDWFQSHEILFFTVVMVVGAVLFFWRALTRDDPLVDLYAFRNRNFAFGSLFSFTMGIGLYGLTYLYPVYLGRIRGYDALMIGETMFVTGLCMFFTAPFAGRLSARLDPRIMMMIGFSGFALGTWLASGITSDWDFYELLWPQILRGCSLMLCMVPINNIALGSLPPQQLKNASGLYNLTRNLGGAVGLAIINTMLNTRTDLHITRLHEMVVAGRQVAEEALANTAQRFGDFGDAAQQMALALLNQRVHKQALVMAFGDVFLGLTMIFGSLVLLSLFLRKPPKPAGGGGGGGH, from the coding sequence ATGGCCACTGCGACCCTGACTCCGGGCGCCGGCGCCAAACCCGCCGAAGATGCCATCCCGCTCCGTCGCATCCTCGCCTTCATGGCGATGGTGTTCGGCATGTTCATGGCGATCCTCGACATCCAGATCGTGTCGGCTTCGCTCGCAGAGATCCAGGCCGGCCTCTCCGCCTCCTCGGACGAGATCGCCTGGGTCCAGACAGCTTATCTCATCGCCGAAGTCATCATGATCCCGCTTTCCGGCTATCTCAGCCGGGCGCTGTCGACGCGCCTATTCTTCTCGATCGCGGCGGCGGGGTTCACCATTGCCAGCGTGCTCTGCGCCCAGGCCAACTCGATCAACGAGATGATCCTGTGGCGGGCGGTGCAGGGTTTCATCGGCGGCGGCATGATTCCCGGCGTCTTCGCCGCGGCCTTCACGATCTTCCCGCCGTCGAAGCGGCCGATCGTCTCACCCCTGATCGGTCTCGTCGCGACGCTGGCGCCGACGATCGGGCCCACCGTCGGCGGTTATCTCAGCAATGCCTTTTCCTGGCACTGGCTCTTCCTGGTCAATGTCGTGCCCGGCATCGCGGTGACGATCGCGGCCTGGACGCTGATCGATTTCGACAAGCCCGACCACAGCCTGATCAAGCGCTTCGACTGGCTGGGCCTCGCCGCCATGGCCGCCTTCCTCGGCAGCCTCGAATATGTGCTGGAGGAGGGGACGCGGCTCGACTGGTTCCAGAGCCACGAGATCCTGTTCTTCACGGTCGTCATGGTCGTCGGCGCGGTGCTGTTCTTCTGGCGGGCGCTGACGCGCGACGATCCGCTTGTCGATCTCTATGCGTTCAGAAACCGCAACTTCGCCTTCGGCTCGCTGTTCTCCTTCACAATGGGTATCGGCCTCTACGGGCTGACCTATCTCTACCCGGTCTATCTCGGGCGCATTCGCGGTTATGACGCGCTGATGATCGGCGAGACGATGTTCGTCACCGGCCTGTGCATGTTCTTCACGGCGCCTTTCGCCGGGCGGCTCTCGGCCAGGCTCGACCCGCGGATCATGATGATGATCGGCTTCAGCGGCTTCGCGCTCGGAACCTGGCTTGCTTCCGGCATCACCTCGGATTGGGATTTCTACGAGTTGCTTTGGCCGCAGATCCTGCGGGGCTGCTCGCTGATGCTGTGCATGGTGCCGATCAACAATATCGCGCTGGGGTCGCTGCCGCCGCAGCAGCTCAAGAATGCGTCGGGTCTCTACAACCTGACGCGCAATCTCGGCGGCGCCGTCGGGCTCGCGATCATCAACACGATGTTGAACACGCGCACCGACCTGCACATTACCCGTCTGCACGAGATGGTCGTCGCCGGGCGGCAGGTGGCGGAGGAGGCGCTTGCCAACACCGCGCAGCGATTCGGCGATTTCGGCGATGCCGCGCAGCAGATGGCGCTGGCGTTGCTGAACCAGCGCGTCCACAAGCAGGCGCTGGTCATGGCCTTCGGCGACGTCTTCCTCGGCCTGACCATGATCTTCGGCAGCCTGGTCCTGCTGTCGCTGTTCCTGCGCAAGCCGCCCAAGCCTGCTGGCGGCGGCGGAGGCGGCGGCCACTAG
- a CDS encoding HlyD family secretion protein, whose amino-acid sequence MSAETVTEQRRDRLKLVDATAETAQPAEPATARDAQAKSASPEAAEGKAKSGKSPLKRGALLVVAAAVVGAGLWYGVDWWRNGRFIVSTDDAYVGAEMATISAKLSANIATVSVRQNQEVKAGQPLVALDDGDWRIALDSARAKSATAQATLARIDSQVEAARAAQLQAQAQQNSAEAAVTRTAADFDRANSLAAKSYGSQATLDAATAARDQAIASLASAKAGVVQAQANIKVLEAQRIEAARQIDELKVAEQKAERDLSFMKIAAPIDGIVANTNVQIGDLVGAGKRLMSIVPLDQVYVDANFKETQVGPLKTGDKASITVDALPGQVFHGTVSGIAGGTGSVFTLLPPDNATGNFTKIVQRVPVRIALDPASTAKHVLRPGMSVVVSIDPRPAAQR is encoded by the coding sequence ATGTCTGCTGAAACCGTTACCGAACAGCGCCGCGACCGGCTGAAGCTGGTCGACGCCACGGCCGAAACCGCCCAGCCGGCCGAACCCGCCACCGCCCGCGACGCGCAGGCGAAGAGCGCTTCGCCCGAAGCGGCCGAGGGCAAGGCCAAATCCGGCAAGAGCCCGCTGAAGCGCGGCGCGCTGCTCGTCGTGGCAGCCGCTGTTGTTGGCGCCGGGCTCTGGTATGGCGTCGACTGGTGGCGCAATGGCCGCTTCATCGTCTCGACCGACGACGCCTATGTCGGCGCCGAGATGGCGACCATTTCAGCCAAGCTCTCTGCGAATATCGCCACCGTCTCGGTGCGCCAGAACCAGGAGGTCAAGGCCGGGCAGCCGCTGGTCGCGCTCGATGACGGCGACTGGCGGATCGCACTCGACAGCGCCCGTGCCAAGAGCGCGACAGCGCAGGCGACGCTCGCCCGCATCGACAGCCAGGTCGAGGCGGCGCGAGCCGCCCAGTTGCAGGCGCAGGCCCAGCAGAACTCGGCCGAGGCGGCGGTGACGCGCACGGCCGCGGATTTCGACCGCGCCAATAGCCTTGCCGCCAAGTCCTACGGTTCGCAGGCAACGCTGGATGCCGCGACTGCGGCACGCGACCAGGCGATTGCTTCGCTGGCGAGCGCCAAGGCCGGCGTCGTGCAGGCCCAGGCCAATATCAAGGTGCTGGAAGCGCAGCGCATCGAGGCCGCCCGCCAGATCGACGAGCTGAAGGTCGCCGAGCAGAAGGCGGAGCGCGATCTCTCCTTCATGAAGATCGCCGCGCCGATCGACGGCATCGTCGCCAATACCAATGTCCAGATCGGCGACCTCGTCGGGGCCGGCAAGCGCCTGATGTCGATCGTCCCGCTCGACCAGGTCTATGTCGACGCCAATTTCAAGGAGACCCAGGTCGGGCCGCTGAAGACCGGCGACAAGGCGAGCATCACCGTCGATGCGCTGCCGGGGCAGGTCTTCCACGGCACGGTCAGCGGCATCGCCGGCGGGACGGGCTCGGTCTTCACGCTGCTGCCGCCCGACAACGCGACCGGCAACTTCACCAAGATCGTGCAGCGCGTGCCGGTGCGGATCGCGCTCGATCCGGCGTCTACGGCGAAGCATGTGCTGCGCCCGGGCATGTCGGTGGTCGTGTCGATCGATCCGCGGCCGGCCGCGCAGCGCTGA
- a CDS encoding TetR/AcrR family transcriptional regulator gives MSRTSEVSPRTRARNHRVAGTDPDKRRQILDGAHQVFITRGFDAASMSDIATAANVSKSTLYVYFEDKEHLFVALIERERETQKRGAFEALAEDSDPVRALGNFGQCLVRMINAEFAVSAHRVVIGVAERMPDLGRGFYENGPMQGAKLIAAYLDRMVAEGRLAIADTNLAAVQFIDLCQSTLTRPRLFNAVRTPPSEDEIRRVVGEAITMFMARYGVKPQG, from the coding sequence ATGTCCAGGACCTCCGAAGTCAGCCCCAGGACCCGGGCGCGCAATCACCGCGTCGCGGGCACCGATCCGGACAAGCGGCGGCAGATTCTCGACGGCGCCCATCAGGTCTTCATCACCCGCGGCTTCGACGCGGCCAGCATGAGCGACATCGCCACGGCCGCGAACGTCTCGAAGAGCACGCTCTATGTCTATTTCGAGGACAAGGAGCACCTCTTCGTCGCCCTGATCGAGCGCGAGCGCGAGACGCAGAAGCGCGGCGCCTTCGAGGCCCTCGCCGAGGATTCCGATCCGGTCCGGGCGCTCGGCAATTTCGGCCAGTGCCTTGTGCGCATGATCAATGCCGAGTTCGCCGTCAGCGCCCATCGCGTCGTCATCGGCGTCGCCGAGCGAATGCCGGATCTCGGCCGCGGCTTCTACGAGAACGGCCCGATGCAGGGCGCCAAGCTCATTGCAGCCTATCTCGACCGCATGGTCGCCGAGGGCAGGCTCGCGATCGCTGACACGAACCTCGCAGCCGTCCAGTTCATCGATCTCTGCCAGTCGACACTGACCCGCCCGCGCCTGTTCAACGCCGTGCGCACGCCGCCCAGCGAGGACGAGATCCGCCGTGTCGTCGGCGAGGCGATCACGATGTTCATGGCGCGCTACGGCGTAAAGCCGCAGGGCTGA
- a CDS encoding DMT family transporter: MPPQEGRPLRIDNSARGIALLLLSSIFMCSGDIASKYLATSLPALQITWMRYGTFAAIMLVTIAFTGGFRRMSTRRPGLQVLRALGVTVSSILFVAGLHDLPMADATATSFVSPLFVTALSIPILAETVGWRRWLATIVGLIGVIVVVRPGGDGFHAASFFVLGSSFFWAFSLIMTRMMSRTEIPVVTLAYSATIGFVLLSLAVPFYWQALDLKTILIGVFIGGISTIGHIFLIQAFRYADASLLAPFAYSQLLWSSIFGYLVFAAIPDIWTYVGAAIIAASGLYTAHRERIRARQVAG; the protein is encoded by the coding sequence GTGCCTCCGCAGGAAGGCAGGCCGCTGCGTATCGACAATTCCGCGCGCGGCATCGCGCTGCTGCTGCTCTCGTCGATTTTCATGTGCAGCGGCGACATCGCCTCCAAATATCTCGCGACCAGCTTGCCGGCACTCCAGATCACCTGGATGCGCTACGGCACCTTCGCTGCGATCATGCTCGTCACCATCGCCTTCACCGGCGGCTTCCGCAGAATGAGCACACGCCGGCCCGGCCTGCAGGTGCTGCGTGCCCTGGGCGTCACCGTCTCCTCGATCCTGTTCGTGGCCGGGCTGCACGACCTGCCGATGGCGGACGCGACCGCCACCTCCTTCGTTTCGCCGCTCTTCGTGACGGCGCTTTCCATCCCGATCCTGGCCGAAACGGTCGGCTGGCGGCGCTGGCTCGCCACGATCGTGGGACTGATCGGCGTGATCGTCGTGGTGCGTCCAGGTGGCGACGGCTTTCATGCCGCGTCGTTCTTCGTTCTCGGCTCGTCATTCTTCTGGGCGTTTTCGCTGATCATGACGCGGATGATGAGCCGCACCGAGATCCCGGTGGTGACGCTGGCCTATTCCGCCACGATCGGTTTCGTCCTGCTTTCACTGGCCGTACCGTTCTACTGGCAGGCACTCGATCTCAAGACGATCCTGATCGGCGTCTTCATCGGCGGCATCTCGACGATCGGGCATATCTTCCTGATCCAGGCCTTCCGCTATGCGGATGCCTCGCTGCTGGCGCCCTTCGCCTATTCCCAACTGCTCTGGTCCTCGATCTTCGGCTATCTGGTCTTCGCCGCGATCCCCGATATCTGGACCTATGTCGGCGCGGCGATCATCGCGGCGTCGGGGCTCTATACGGCGCATCGCGAGCGCATCCGGGCCAGGCAGGTCGCCGGCTGA
- a CDS encoding aspartate-semialdehyde dehydrogenase → MSFKVAIVGATGNVGREMLDILAERAFPVGEVVALASSRSVGTEVSFGDKTLKCKALEHYDFSDTDICLMSAGGDVSKAWSPKIGAQGCVVIDNSSAFRMHPDVPLIVPEVNAAAAAGFTKMNIIANPNCSTAQLVVALKPLHDKFGIKRVVVSTYQSVSGAGKEGMDELFNQTRAVFSAGEVTTKKFPKRISFNLIPHIDVFMEDGFTKEEWKMVVETKKILDKKIKLTATCVRVPVFIGHSESVNIECEKPITAEEAREVLRTAPGILVIDKHEPGGYITPHEAAGEDATYISRIREDATVENGLAFWCVSDNLRKGAALNAVQIAEVLVNRKLIQPRKQAA, encoded by the coding sequence ATGAGCTTCAAGGTCGCAATCGTCGGAGCCACCGGCAATGTAGGCCGCGAGATGCTGGACATTCTCGCCGAGCGCGCCTTCCCCGTCGGCGAGGTCGTGGCGCTCGCCTCCTCCCGTTCGGTCGGCACCGAGGTTTCCTTCGGCGACAAGACGCTGAAGTGCAAGGCCCTGGAGCATTACGACTTCTCCGACACCGATATCTGCCTGATGTCGGCGGGCGGCGACGTCTCGAAGGCCTGGTCGCCGAAGATCGGTGCGCAGGGCTGCGTCGTGATCGACAATTCCTCGGCCTTCCGCATGCATCCGGACGTGCCGCTGATCGTGCCGGAGGTGAATGCCGCCGCCGCCGCCGGCTTCACCAAGATGAACATCATCGCCAATCCGAACTGCTCGACCGCGCAACTCGTCGTCGCGCTGAAGCCGCTGCACGACAAGTTCGGCATCAAGCGCGTCGTCGTCTCGACCTACCAGTCGGTGTCCGGCGCCGGCAAGGAAGGCATGGACGAATTGTTCAACCAGACCCGCGCCGTGTTCTCGGCCGGCGAGGTCACCACCAAGAAGTTTCCGAAGCGCATCTCCTTCAACCTCATTCCGCATATCGACGTCTTCATGGAAGACGGCTTCACCAAGGAAGAGTGGAAGATGGTTGTCGAGACCAAGAAGATCCTCGACAAGAAGATCAAGCTGACCGCGACCTGCGTGCGCGTGCCGGTCTTCATCGGCCATTCCGAGAGCGTCAACATCGAGTGCGAGAAGCCGATCACCGCCGAGGAGGCGCGCGAGGTTCTGCGCACGGCGCCGGGCATCCTGGTGATCGACAAGCACGAGCCGGGCGGCTACATCACCCCGCATGAGGCGGCCGGCGAGGACGCGACCTATATCTCGCGCATCCGCGAGGACGCGACCGTCGAGAATGGCCTCGCCTTCTGGTGCGTCTCCGACAACCTGCGCAAGGGCGCGGCGCTGAACGCGGTGCAGATCGCCGAGGTGCTGGTCAACCGCAAGCTGATCCAGCCGCGCAAGCAGGCCGCCTGA